The window ATCTTGAGCTTTGATAGTACGCATGATTACTTCCCGAATATTTCCTTTATAGCTGTTATGCCCATTTTACGGCGCAGAAAGCCTAACTGGTTCTGCAAGGGCAGGTTTTTAGGGCAGACATCTTCACAGGCCAGCAGGCCCATACATCCGAAGATACCCTCATCATTACCAATGATCTCAAAGTAATCCTTATCTGATCGCTGGTCACGCGGATCTACCACAAATCTGGCGATTCGATTCAAGGCAGCGGCCCCGAGGAAATCGTCGCGCATACGGGCTGTTCCACAGGCGGAAACACAGCAGCCGCATTCAATGCAGCGCTCAAGCTCGTATATCTGTTCAGCGACATCATTATCCATGCGTTCTTCCTGAGCCTTGGGATCAAAGACCTTTTTAGTGTGAATCCATGATTCGGTACTCTGGTACATCTCCCTGAACCAGACTCCGGTATCAACTGAAAGGTCACCTATCAATTTAAAGACAGGCAGAGGCAAAAGGGTAATTTTGTCCGGCAGATCCTTGGTTTTTGTCTGGCAGGCAAGCCTTGGCCGACCGTTGACAACCATTGCACATGCTCCGCAGATTCCGGCCCGGCAACAGAAGTCGAAAATAAGACCGGGGTCCTGCTCCTCGCGCAGACGGTTAAGGGCTATGAACAAAGTCATATTTACAGTTTCATCCAGAATAAACTTCTGCATGTGAGGAACCGAATCTTTTTCCTGCGGATTATAGCGGAATATTTCAAATTCAAGATTTCTACTCATTTTAAATCCTTAAATTTATCCCCGAAGGTTAACGCTTGATAGTCTTGGCCTCAATTTCAGTTTTATCGGCCTCGATTATAGACCCGCCGCCGTATCCCCTGTCTCCCGGGGGAAGCTCAAAGTAAGGGGTTGTTTCCTCATACTTGAGATCAGGTTCATCAGCTCCTTCAGGCCAGTATGCCAGTGTGCGGTTCAACCAGTCGCGGTCATTTCTTGCCGGGAAATCTTCACGGTTGTGACTTCCGCGACTTTCTGTCCGGTTAAGCGCACCGGTGGCAATACAAAGCCCGAGTCTGACCTGGCCTTCCAGTTTTAAAGCTGAACCAAGTTCGAAATTGGCTCCTGCTCCGCTGGAGACAAGACCTACTTTACGGGACTTTTCAAGAACACCTTTCAATGTTTCTACGCACTCTTCGAGATCAGGACCGTTCCTGAAGACAAAACAGCCTTTCATCAGGGCTTCCTGCAATTCCGCACGAACGGCATAAACATTTTCTGTTCCGTTGCGTCCGCTGATAAGATTATCGATTCGTTCCTGCTGCTTCTTCACAGCCTCAGAAACAACACTGGTTTTAAACCGTGTTTCATAACCTTCAAGAAATTCTACAATTTTTCCACCAATAATGCCACCGGCAACAACCGTTTCCGCAAGTGAGTTACCTCCAAGCCGGTTGAATCCGTGCATGTCCCAGCAGGCGGCTTCTCCGGCGGAGAAAAGGCCTTTGAGCCCATAAACCGCACCGTCTTTATTGGTACGGATACCGGCCATGGTGTAATGCTGTGTGGGACGGACCGGGATCAATTGTTTTCTGGGGTCAATACCCAGAAAATGATGACATATTTCATCAACTTCACGGAGTTTCGTTGAAATATGCTTGTCTCCGAGATGACGGATATCAAGCCACAAATGTTCACCGTAGGCACTCTTGACCCCTTTTCCCTGACGCATGTGATGGGTCATCCAGCGTGAAACAACGTCTCGTGAAGCAAGTTCGGCCTTTTCAGGCTCATAAATATTCATGAAGCGTTCTTCATTGACATCAAGCAGGGTTCCGCCGTCACCGCGGCAGCCTTCAGTAACAAGAATATCAGTGGGAACTATTCCGGTGGGATGAAACTGGATTGATTCAGGATTTCCTATGGGAACAACTCCGGTCTCATGGGCAATTATATGTCCTCCGCCATCGCAGATTACGGCGTTTGTGGTAGCCTTGTATATTCTGCCGAAACCGCCGGTGCAGATTGCTGTAGCCTTGGAAAGATAAACTTCCAGCTCTCCGGTTCGCAGGCAGCGGACCACGGCACCCATACAGGTATCGCCGTCATGTATAAGCGAGATGGCTTCCTTACGGTCAAAAACATTAATGCCGAGTTCGGCACAACGGTTGTCCATGGTACACATTACCGCATGCCCGGTGCCGTCAGAAGTATAGCAGGTACGCCATTTTGCTGTTCCACCGAAACTTCTCGCGGTTATGAGACCTTCATTCTCCTCCTTTTCAACCTTTTCAAATTTTTCTCCGCCCTTGAAATAGAAAGATTTACCCGGAACAACCCGGTTCCACGGAACTCCCCAATGAGCCAGCCTTCTCATTTCTATAGGAGCATTATCCGCAAAAAGTCTTGCGACCTCCTGATCACAGCCCCAGTCCGAGCCGCGAACCGTATCGCCGAAATGAATATCACAATTGTCTCCCTCACCTTTGGCGCAGTTTCCAAGTGCGGCCTGCATGCCTCCCTGAGCAGCCGAAGAATGGGACCTGCGGGCAGGGACTATGGAAAGACAGATGACATCGAAACCTTTCTGCGCCGACTCCACAGCCACGCGTTCTCCGGCCAGTCCGGCCCCGATGACAAGAAGATCAGAGTAGTAAGTCTGCATTTAAAACCCCATTTAACTTAAGGTGAAAAAACGAATCAGGGTAATCACACCGATAACTATAAATATAGTGAAGAGTCCCGATTCGAACTTCTTGGCCTTTTTACGCCCGTCAGATTTAATTACGCCCCACTTCACGCCGATGCGATAGAAGCCGACACTTACATGCAGTTCGACGCAGGGCAGCAGAACCATATAGAACAGGAACCACCAGCCGGTCTGAATTCTGGCTGCTGACTTTGCTGCGGTGATAGGAAGGTCAGTAAGCACAACCCACATGTGGGCGGCTCCCATCACCAGAATAATCATTGCGGTTACAGCCTGAACAACCCAGAGCCAGGTGTCGCGGTGCTGCATCATTTTGGCGTGTTTCCAGATAGTCTGCTGACCTCTGGAACGAAACGGAATTTTACGGGCCGCAATTACAAAATGGATGAGGAAAACAAGGAAGATCAGAGGTCCGCCAAGCTGAGCCATATAAGTGCTTTCAAAAAAACCGGCTATGGCGTTCATGGCGTTCGGGGAAACAACTACCGAGGACACAAGGATCATGTGACACCACATGAACAGGACAAGCCCTGCTCCGGTCAGCATCTGTATCCAGTCCAGAACGGCATCGCGTCTGGATGGAAGATCCACATGCATGGTCGCATCTACAGTCATAACTTCCTCCTTTCACGGGCATGGCGCACCCGCTTTAATGGAATTGCAACATAGCCGTATCAGCTAAATCCCAGCTATGTACCAGCCGCACTTACCCCCTCTGGGCATGAACGGCATCAATCCGGCATTTTACATCCGATGCTTAAGGGCATCGGACGCGATTCAAATACCCGGCTTAAACGGAGCACATCCCTTGAAAAGGAAAGAACTCAAAATCACAGCCGAATCCGTATCTGAAAAGACACACAGATCTTTAACCGAAAATTTCATAGTGGTATTCGGGCAACTCAATTTGCAGCCGGAGAAAACAGGATGCGTATGCACCGTTCCGGCAGCAGAGCCCGCCATGTCGGGAAGGAGAAAATTGAAAGCGCAACAGAAGAAAGCTACACTTTTGTCATAGATATTTTGGATACAAAACAAAAATTTTATCAATACAATGTGATCATTTTGCTTTTCACCCAAATTATTCATCAAGGCAGAATCTAATTTTAAATTCCGCTTTCCGGGACCTGAAAAACGTTCGCAACAAACAATTTTTACAGGTATTATGTTTTGATTCCAAAGCAGCATGCAAAAACCTGCCGTTTATATAATATTGTGGAATAACAAAACTTTTAATAAAATTCTTAATAAAGAAACCTGCGTTCACGGAGTCTTTATTCAGAACTCTTGAGATTAGTTCTAACAGTGGTTAATTGGTTGGTCAATCAATTTTAAAAAAAACTTGACATCTTTTTAATTTTCAAAATTAGAATATATTGTTACTAAATTCACAAAACGTAACACCAGGTTGTAAGTTTCATATATAATCATTTTACGTTTTTCGCATATCAGGATAAAGCAAAATCCAATTAATTTAGGTAGAACCTATAAACGCAATAATTTTATAAATCATGGAGTTCAGTTTTTGCTTGTATTAATACTATTCACATACTAAGCAGATCATACTGACATTATCCTCCCCGATTTCAGTACATTCTCCCGGATTTCGGTCCGGGGACGGACAATTATGAGTAAAAAAGACAAAATATTGTATGCGGCACAGGAAATGTTCGGCAGACACGGATATGCCAATACAACCATGAAAATGATTGCCGACAGAGCCGGAGTCGCGTCAGGGCTGGTCTCCCACTATTATGGAACTAAAGATAATCTTTTCCTTGAAGCCGGTGACGACCTCATTGACAAAATGCTTGTTTTTGTAACGGAAAAAGCCCAGAAAGCACCCTCAGGGCTGGAAGCAATAGGAATATTCGTAAAATCCTACCTTGATTTCACTTTAAAGAACAAAGAGACATTTCCAACCCTTCTACGCTGTTCACCATTCAGCGATGATTATCCCGACCTAGACCGCCATCAGGTTGCCAGTAAATTCAAAAAGCTTATAGACCAGATCAGCAATTATCTTGAAAAGGGAATGGCGGACGGATCTATTGAAGAACTGCCTCTAACTCAAACGTCCTTCCTACTGTACGGACACATTGTCGGAGCAGTCAGGACCGTTTTCCTTGCCCCCTATGATTCCAAAGGAGTCTTTGAGGAAGCATGTCACTTCATAATACGAAGCATCGCCAAACAGTAAGCAACCCGGCTATAGCAGTCCTTATTTCAGCAGCTTTTATAACAGCTGTAGGACTTGGCATTTTTACTTTCACTCTGCCTTTATTGAATTTTGATGAACGGGCCAGCGGAGCATGGCTTGGAACAGCTTTTGCCGGATACTATCTGGCAAAGATGATTACGGCTCCTGTTTCCGGGATTCTTTCCGACAAATTCGGTCCCAGAGCTATTCTTATTCCGGCGTCACTGTTGTCGGCCTTACTGCCACTGCTATATCTGCCAGTGCAATCACTGAGCATGACCTATGCCATTCAGCTCGGGCTTGGATTTACCTCGGGCATGATACGGACTGTCACCATGGCTGTAATAGGAAACTATTCAGACCATGAAGAAATGCACCACCGTTTTTCCATGCTTTCAACCGCATTCAACGCGGCCTTTTTCTTTGGTCCTGTTCTCGGCGGGTGGCTGTATATGGAACGTGACTTCGTGCATGTTCTCTGCGGCGTCTCAATTCTGATGGCCGTTTCATTCGCCCTCTTCCTGTTTTCAATTCCGGTATCAACTTCAACCGCATGTCCAGCACCTCTCATAAACAATACGAGAGAAGAAAAAACATTCTGGTTTCAACTGCCACTGCTGCTTTCCATTGCCGGGCGGACGGCAGGGATCGGAGCTTTAATGACTTTTTATCCGGTATTGCTGAAAACAAGACTTTCGGTGAGTGGGATTCAAGCCGGAATGATTTTTACCGTCCCCAATCTGACAGCAGTGCTGCTGCTTCCAATAGCTGGGAGGATGCTTGCTTCATACGATTGCAAAAAAACTGCGGCCATAGGGATGCTCATCAGCTCTGCCGGTCTCTACCTGCTCAGTATGCCCTACTCAACCCCGATATTTATACTCTTTGGCATCATAACCGGGCTTGGCTCAGCCATATCCATACCGGCATCAATGACCTTGAGCTCAGCATTGAACAATAAGCAGGGACACAGCCACGGAAAAGCAAATCTGGCAGCCAATATCGGCTTCTTTGCCGGTCCTCTTGCGGCCGGTTTTGCAGTCAGAATGTCTGGAGCTACCGAGGCGGCATTGCAGTCAGGGGGACTCATCGGTGCAGCTTTTTGCATCCCCCTCCTTGGGGAAAGCTTTTCCTCAGGTTTTAAATGTTCAGCTGTTGCTACAAAAAAAATCCGCACAGCTTCATTTACTATATGCCTGCTGATTCTTGCCCTTAGCCCGTTTTCCATTTCTTCTTTCTCACAACATGCTGAAAATATGGAGCAAACATACCGTTATACTGATGCGGCCATGGGCACGGTGGTCAATATAACGATAGAAGCGGAATCACCTTCCAAGGCTGAAGAGTCTGCCCGCAAGGCAATAAAGACAATGCGATTCCTGCAAAAAGATTTTGACCACAGAAGCAGATATGGCTCCATTGGAAGGGTAAATAAAGAAGCGGGAAAGGAAGCGGTAGAAGTAAGTGAAAGAGCCTACACCCTGATCTCGCACGGCCTTGAGTTCGGCAAAAAAACTTCCGGAGTTTTTGATATCACTATTGGAGCGGTTACAGATGCCCCATTTTATTATGCTTTAAGCGATAAGCTAATCAGATCGAAAAAAAATCTGGTGGATTACCGCAAAGTAAAACTATTTCCGGACTCAAATAAAGTTTTTCTGCCGGTTAAAGGTATGGCTCTGGATATGGGAGGACTCGCCAAAGGAACCATCCTTGATGCAGCCGCCCTTAACTTGCGAAAGTCCGGTATAAAAAACGGGATGATTGAAGGTGGCGGAGATTTTGCCTGTTTTGGAGAACGCGAATGGGTGATAGGACTCAAAAATCCGCGCGGAGCAGGAATGCTTGGAACGATAAGAGTCCGCAATCAGGCTGTTTGCGGTTCCGGAGATTACCGCCAGTTTATAATTTCCGATAAAAATGGTGATCAGGTCCGCAGGCATCACATAATAGACATTAACTCAATGGAATCAGCAGATGAAAGCATAGCAACAACGGTTCTGGCTCCTGATGCTGAAACAGCCGACGCTCTGGCAACATCCATGTTTATTATGGGACCGGATCAGGGAGGCAGACTTCTGAAAAAATTATATCCCAAATGTTCCGCAATGTGGGTACTGCCTGATATGTCCGTAGTAAAAACAGAAAATTTTCCTGCAATTTCAAACAAGGCTGATGAGCAGCAAGGAAACTGACATTGCGCACCATAACCGCATTTACTATTTTCTGGATTCCCATGATTCCGATAGCAATTCTGAACGGACTTCTGCGGGTATTATTGTTTCAGCCTTACATGAATGAACTTGCGGCACATCAGCTCTCAACACTGACCTGCATTTTATTTTTAGCTGTTTACACACATTTTTTAATTAAAAGATTCAAGCCAACTGATTTTCAGTCCCTTTCAGGCGGTCTTGTCTGGATGATACTGACGATCTTATTTGAATTTTCTTTCGGCCACTTTATTGCAGGACACAGCTGGGAATTAATTTTGAACGACTATAATATTTTTAAAGGACGAATCTGGGTTTTCATTCCTGTTTCCCTAGCCATCATGCCGTTGATTATGAATAAAATTAATTTTTTAAAAAATTAAATTTTTTGAATTCTTTTTAAAGCCGATTCATTTCACATTTCCTACTTTTTATTAACAGCACAACAAATAAAAATTTTAATTAATAAATTCAATATATTAAAAAATGCAGCATATTGTTTGCAAAAAATATTTAAAAAAAGTTTCATTTAATTTAAAATAATGCTTGACGAGAAAGCGGAATCAACATAGTTCTCTCTCTCGAAGCGCGCCTGTAGCTCAGCTGGATAGAGTGCCGGACTACGAATCCGTAGGTCAGAGGTTCGAATCCTCTCAGGCGCACCACGCTAATACAAGGACTTACATCAACTGATGTAAGTCCTTTTTTTTGCGCTGTTAGTAAATAAAAAAATCGCCCCGGCTGTAAACAGCGGGGCGATGTAATGGTCAGTGCCGGAATCAGTCAGCTTCGTAACAACCGCACATAATGGTATTGCGGGTACCTTCCTGAATATCTCCCTCAAGCTTTATTAACAAAGCCTCCAAAAAGAAAAAGGGAGAGTCCGGCGATTGTCAGCCAAAAAATCCTGCGGCACAAACCAGTTTAAGCACTGTGACTGTACGGACTATTTATCCATACTTTCCTTTGCATCATCTATACTTTCATCAACTTTATTTCCAAGATCTTTAGCCATATCTCCTGACTTATCGATCATCTGGTCGATTTTTTTACCGGCTTTTTCAGCAGGACCTTCCTGATCCTGACAACCGGCAACCAGAGTAAGCATAGACAACAGACAAAATACGAATACCAACACTTTAAACTTTTTCACTAACACTCCTTAATTGCAGATTAGTCCCCTCTCCACAAAACGTCGACTCCACCCATAACATATTTACACAACTGAAACACTAAAAAAATGAACCGGATTGATCATAAGATATAATCCGTAAATATTAATATGACAGACTAATTTTAGATATATAATTATTATCTTTTTATCATCTGGACGATTTATTAATAGAAAATCCAATAAACGAAGCCATCAGGACATCCAGCTGATTTTACGCTCTATATATCCTGAAACAAAAGCACAACTGACTGTAAGTAAGAAATAAAGGACGGTTATGGTGATCCAGACTTCGAATGTCAGCCCCGTTGCTGCCATCAGCTCCAGTCCCTGAAAGGTAAGCTCTGAAACGGAAATAACAGAAACTATAGCTGAATCCTTGATTATTGAGATGAACTGTCCGGCAAGAGGAGGGATTATGACTTTAAATGCCTGAGGCATGATAACAAACTGCAACTGTCCACGGTTGGGAAAGCCGAGCGAGGCCGCCGCTTCCCACTGTCCATGGTCTACACTTTCAATCCCGCCACGCACAATTTCAGCAATAT of the Maridesulfovibrio bastinii DSM 16055 genome contains:
- a CDS encoding fumarate reductase iron-sulfur subunit, coding for MSRNLEFEIFRYNPQEKDSVPHMQKFILDETVNMTLFIALNRLREEQDPGLIFDFCCRAGICGACAMVVNGRPRLACQTKTKDLPDKITLLPLPVFKLIGDLSVDTGVWFREMYQSTESWIHTKKVFDPKAQEERMDNDVAEQIYELERCIECGCCVSACGTARMRDDFLGAAALNRIARFVVDPRDQRSDKDYFEIIGNDEGIFGCMGLLACEDVCPKNLPLQNQLGFLRRKMGITAIKEIFGK
- a CDS encoding fumarate reductase flavoprotein subunit → MQTYYSDLLVIGAGLAGERVAVESAQKGFDVICLSIVPARRSHSSAAQGGMQAALGNCAKGEGDNCDIHFGDTVRGSDWGCDQEVARLFADNAPIEMRRLAHWGVPWNRVVPGKSFYFKGGEKFEKVEKEENEGLITARSFGGTAKWRTCYTSDGTGHAVMCTMDNRCAELGINVFDRKEAISLIHDGDTCMGAVVRCLRTGELEVYLSKATAICTGGFGRIYKATTNAVICDGGGHIIAHETGVVPIGNPESIQFHPTGIVPTDILVTEGCRGDGGTLLDVNEERFMNIYEPEKAELASRDVVSRWMTHHMRQGKGVKSAYGEHLWLDIRHLGDKHISTKLREVDEICHHFLGIDPRKQLIPVRPTQHYTMAGIRTNKDGAVYGLKGLFSAGEAACWDMHGFNRLGGNSLAETVVAGGIIGGKIVEFLEGYETRFKTSVVSEAVKKQQERIDNLISGRNGTENVYAVRAELQEALMKGCFVFRNGPDLEECVETLKGVLEKSRKVGLVSSGAGANFELGSALKLEGQVRLGLCIATGALNRTESRGSHNREDFPARNDRDWLNRTLAYWPEGADEPDLKYEETTPYFELPPGDRGYGGGSIIEADKTEIEAKTIKR
- a CDS encoding fumarate reductase; the encoded protein is MTVDATMHVDLPSRRDAVLDWIQMLTGAGLVLFMWCHMILVSSVVVSPNAMNAIAGFFESTYMAQLGGPLIFLVFLIHFVIAARKIPFRSRGQQTIWKHAKMMQHRDTWLWVVQAVTAMIILVMGAAHMWVVLTDLPITAAKSAARIQTGWWFLFYMVLLPCVELHVSVGFYRIGVKWGVIKSDGRKKAKKFESGLFTIFIVIGVITLIRFFTLS
- a CDS encoding TetR/AcrR family transcriptional regulator, giving the protein MSKKDKILYAAQEMFGRHGYANTTMKMIADRAGVASGLVSHYYGTKDNLFLEAGDDLIDKMLVFVTEKAQKAPSGLEAIGIFVKSYLDFTLKNKETFPTLLRCSPFSDDYPDLDRHQVASKFKKLIDQISNYLEKGMADGSIEELPLTQTSFLLYGHIVGAVRTVFLAPYDSKGVFEEACHFIIRSIAKQ
- a CDS encoding MFS transporter — protein: MSLHNTKHRQTVSNPAIAVLISAAFITAVGLGIFTFTLPLLNFDERASGAWLGTAFAGYYLAKMITAPVSGILSDKFGPRAILIPASLLSALLPLLYLPVQSLSMTYAIQLGLGFTSGMIRTVTMAVIGNYSDHEEMHHRFSMLSTAFNAAFFFGPVLGGWLYMERDFVHVLCGVSILMAVSFALFLFSIPVSTSTACPAPLINNTREEKTFWFQLPLLLSIAGRTAGIGALMTFYPVLLKTRLSVSGIQAGMIFTVPNLTAVLLLPIAGRMLASYDCKKTAAIGMLISSAGLYLLSMPYSTPIFILFGIITGLGSAISIPASMTLSSALNNKQGHSHGKANLAANIGFFAGPLAAGFAVRMSGATEAALQSGGLIGAAFCIPLLGESFSSGFKCSAVATKKIRTASFTICLLILALSPFSISSFSQHAENMEQTYRYTDAAMGTVVNITIEAESPSKAEESARKAIKTMRFLQKDFDHRSRYGSIGRVNKEAGKEAVEVSERAYTLISHGLEFGKKTSGVFDITIGAVTDAPFYYALSDKLIRSKKNLVDYRKVKLFPDSNKVFLPVKGMALDMGGLAKGTILDAAALNLRKSGIKNGMIEGGGDFACFGEREWVIGLKNPRGAGMLGTIRVRNQAVCGSGDYRQFIISDKNGDQVRRHHIIDINSMESADESIATTVLAPDAETADALATSMFIMGPDQGGRLLKKLYPKCSAMWVLPDMSVVKTENFPAISNKADEQQGN
- a CDS encoding Rv0909 family putative TA system antitoxin; its protein translation is MKKFKVLVFVFCLLSMLTLVAGCQDQEGPAEKAGKKIDQMIDKSGDMAKDLGNKVDESIDDAKESMDK